TTCGAATTGGGACGCTCAGTAAAGCGGTCGGAACGATGGGGGGCTTTGTAGCCGGTTCGTCGGCTTTGGTTGACTGGTTGTGGAACCGTGTACGGACACAAATCTATTCAACCGCCCTGCCCCCTGCGATCTGTGCAGCCGCCTGCGAGGCGTTAGAGATCATTCAGGCGGAACCGGAGCGGCGGCGTGTTCTGTTTGAGCGGGCAGATTTTCTACGTAAAGAACTTCAACAACGTACGAACATCACGATTCCCGCGTCTAACGGACCGATCATCCCGATCATTCTGCAGGACCCCGATGTCACCATGAAGGTCGCGGCGGAGTTGCAGGAAGCTGGTTTCCTGGTCGGCGCCATCCGGCCTCCTACGGTTCCCGAGGGGACGTCGCGGCTCAGGGTCTCTGTCACTTATGCTCATACACAAGACGATCTGGTGCGGTTTTTAAAAGCATTGGATCGTTCACTCGCCAGAAATGTCGAATCTCGATAAGGTAGGCAAATCAGCTTTTCCAACACAGAAACATCACTCATCGGGTTGTCTGACAGCCATTTTGAAACTCATCGATTGAAGACTCTTGCATGAATTTTCGTGATCAGATCAAAAATGAATATCCGTTTGAATCTCACTGGTTGAAGATCGACGGCCATCAATACCATTATCTGGATGAAGGCCAGGGACAACCGTTGTTGATGGTCCACGGGAATCCGACCTGGAGTTTTGCCTGGCGTCGGCTGGTGAAGCAGCTTTCTTCCCAGTATCGCGTGATTGCCGTTGATCATATGGGCTGTGGCTTGTCCGATAAGCCTCAGGATTATCCGTACCGGCTGGAATCGCACATCAATAACTTGAAGACGTTGATACAGGAACTGGATTTGCAGGACATTACGTTATTTGCTCATGACTGGGGCGGTGCGATCGGCATGGGGACCGCCGTCGATTTACCTGACCGCTTTCAGCGGTTTGTGTTGATGAATACGGCCGCCTTTCGTTCACAGGAAATTCCGCTGCGGATTGCAGTCTGTCGGATTCCCTTACTGGGAGCCATCGGCGTTCGCGGATTGAATCTATTTTCGGGCGCCGCAATTTCCATGGCGGTCAATAAACGGGATCGGATGACGGACGAAGTCAAAGCCGGTTTTCTCGGGCCTTATGATTCATGGCAGAATCGAGTGGCCGTGCATCAGTTTGTGAAAGACATTCCGCTCAAAGCCTCTCATCCCAGCTATGCAACGCTGCAGCATGTGGAAGAAGGCCTGTCACAGTTTCAAAACCATCCGATGCTTTTGATCTGGGGCGAGAAGGACTGGTGTTTTACCACCAATTTTCTGGACGAATTCGAACGCCGGTTCCCCCAGGCGGAAACATTACGGATTTCGGATGCGGGACATTATGTGTTTGAGGACGCCCATGAAATCATGTTGCCCCGCATCGAACAGTTTCTAAAAACACAGGCCTCACCGCTCGGTTAAGCAGTGA
This genomic interval from Gimesia alba contains the following:
- a CDS encoding alpha/beta fold hydrolase, translated to MNFRDQIKNEYPFESHWLKIDGHQYHYLDEGQGQPLLMVHGNPTWSFAWRRLVKQLSSQYRVIAVDHMGCGLSDKPQDYPYRLESHINNLKTLIQELDLQDITLFAHDWGGAIGMGTAVDLPDRFQRFVLMNTAAFRSQEIPLRIAVCRIPLLGAIGVRGLNLFSGAAISMAVNKRDRMTDEVKAGFLGPYDSWQNRVAVHQFVKDIPLKASHPSYATLQHVEEGLSQFQNHPMLLIWGEKDWCFTTNFLDEFERRFPQAETLRISDAGHYVFEDAHEIMLPRIEQFLKTQASPLG